The DNA segment CAGGAATCCATTGAGCAATCCGATAGTGAATAGTGATTTGTAGGTTTTGTTTTTGAATTGTTTTCCCAAAGTGGATTTCACTTTAGAAATCAAGACAAAAACAGGTTTCGAAAAATTGTATCGCGCAAAAACTTTCTCCGGAATCAAGATAACCGCAATCATTGCCACACCAATAAATATCGACATTTTTTGTTGCATTCCAGCAAGATACAACCCTCTTCCCAACAGCCCAAAAACCAACCCAATTGAGGCATAAGCCGTCAATCTTCCCAAATGATATGTTATGATTTGGGTAACTTTTTTGGCTTGATTGGTTCTATCCACAGGCAACATCATGGCAATAGGACCACACATTCCGATGCAGTGAAAACTACTGATTAAACCAAAGAGGAAAGCGGTGTAAAGCATTGTTTTAAGTTTTCGGTATCAGTTTACAATATTCAGTTTACTAAACCGACTACTGAACATTGAAACTTTTATTCAACATAAATGATTTCTTTTGTAAGGTATTGTTTCCCTTCGTATTGCCATTCCATATTAATGTTCCAGCGACCACCCAACAACTTTTTCTTTGGCACATTCAAAGAAGAACCAGAAAGAGGAACTTCAAAATCAAATTTCTTGTTGGAAGGCCTATAAAAAACCACTTTGCCTTTGATGTTTTCTGGAACAAATAGCTCTGGAAAAACAATTGTAATTCCGTCGGCAGTATTTGTTATTACCGGTTTTTGGGCCAAATCTTGGGCATTTTGAATCCTGGCCATTTCATCACCAAATTTCGCATCGTGCTTGTAATATTCTTCCACAACCAATTCGTTGTCGTATTTGGAATCCGATTGCACATGGATTACAAAATACAAAATAAAACTTATAAATATCGCAAAGGCAATTACAATCGCCGTTCCCCAATTAATTTTCATGCTGTTGTTTTTTATTTAAAGTTAATCGAAACTCCTTGGACTTAAAAAATTAGTCTGGCTAGTTTCAATTTTTTTATCTCCTTCATAAACGTCTATTTTCAGTTTTGTCTTGTCATTTTCCAATAGATACTGGTTGATTTCTATAAACAAAGTTCCACTTTTCATTCCCTGTTTAGGCACTTTTAAATCTTGTTCGCCTACCACATTTAGGTTTCCTTTTATTCCAACCAATTTGAAATGTATGTCATTGAAATCATTGTTGGTTTTGTTGATAATCTTGAACGTGTAAATATTACTTATATTATCCCCTTTGTGTTGGAACAATTGTCCTGGAAGTCGCAAAATAACCGCCTCAACATCTGTTCGCAAAAACAACAATCCAATTAAAATTCCAACCAAGATAAACAATACGGCTGAATAGCCTTTCATTCTTGCCGTGAACTTGAACTTGGCATTTTTCTCGATTTCATCTTCAGAGGCATATCGAATTAACCCTTTTGGCAAGCCGACACCTTCCATAATAGTATCACATTCATCGATACAAGCCGTACAATTCACGCATTCTAATTGAGTACCGTTACGAATGTCGATTCCCGTTGGACAAACATGTACACATTGTTTGCAATCTATGCAATCTCCTTTTCCCGATGCTGCCCGATCCTCTTGTTTGTTGAATTTGGCTCGACCAACTTCTTTTTCGCCGCGAACAAAATCATAGGCCACGTTGATGGATTTATCGTCCAATAACACGCCTTGCAATCTTCCGTAAGGGCATGCAATGATGCAAACTTGCTCTCTAAACCATGCAAAAATAAAATAGAAAACTCCTGTAAAAATAAATAGCGAAATTAAGGTGCTTACGTGATTTTCCGGGCCTTCCTCAATCATTTTGATTAAATCATCACTTCCAATGAGGTAAGCGAGAAAAATATTGGCAATAAAAAAGGAAATGACAAGAAACACAGACCATTTTATGGTTTTCTTTCTTATTTTTTCGGCGTTCCATTCTTGTTTTTCCAAACGAATTTGGGCACCGCGATCGCCTTCAATCCAGAATTCGATTCTACGAAAAACCATTTCCAAAAATATGGTTTGGGGGCAAATCCATCCACAAAATATTCGCCCGAATATGACCGTAAAAAGGATGACAAAAACAACGCCGACAATCATGAAAACAACAAACAAGTAAAAATCCTGAGGCCAAAATGGGAATCCAAAAATATTGAATCTTCTTTCCAAGACGTTGAACATCATGAACTGGTTGCCGTTAACCTTGATAAAAGGATTCACAATGAGGATAATCAACAAGAAATAGCTTACCCACTTTCGATACTCATAAAATTTTCCAGATGGTTTTTTGGGAAAAATAAATTTTCTGTTTCCTTCTTCATCTATGGTTCCGATGGTATCTCTAAACGTTTCGTCCAGTTTTTTTGACATTTTTTGGATATTTATTTAATCATAAAATCTTTGTCAAAGTTAAGCCCTTTGACAAAGATCATAAACATAAAAACTATTTATTAGTTGGTAAAACTATTGTTTTACCGCTGTAGTATCTGCCGTTACAGTAGCCGAAGCTTCCGTTTTAGGAGCATTTTCATCAACCCAAATTTCCCCTTCGGGTGCTTTAGGGTCTTTAGGATTACTTCCTTTTAATGACAACACATAACTGGCTACTTGCTGCATCTCTTTAGGTTTTAATGTTCCTTTCCAGGAAATCATTCCCTTTCCGTCACGACCACCATTTACTAAAGTGTGAAATACATTTTTAATTCCACCACCCAAAATCCACTTATCATCGGTCAAGTTTGGCCCAATTTGTCCACCGGCATCTGCTCTGTGACAAGCCACGCAATTAGTGGTAAAAATGGCTTTACCGGCCGCTAGTCCTTCAGTATCTGTGAGTAAAGTTACCGTTTTTTCATCCATCAAATCTGGAGCCGTTTTTTTGTATTCGGCAATATCTATTTGGGCTTGAGCCATTTCTTTTTTCAATTCCATTTCTTGATTGTCGGCACCCATTATTTCAAAACGAACTAGATAGATTACCGCAAAAAGGATACATGCATAGAAGGAATACACCCACCAAGGCGGTAAATTGTTGTCCAACTCCCTGATACCGTCATAATCGTGGTCTAATAATAATTCCCCTTCTTTTTCGATTGGCACTGATTTAGTGAGCTTTTTCATCAAATTCTTGTACCAGCTACTTTCACTAAAACTAACATTTGAAGTTTCAGCCAATTTTGCTTTTTGTTCCTCTGTAAGTAATTGATATGTAATGGTGTCAACTGCCTTAATGGTAATTTCAATTGCTATCAATAGAAAAAGAAACACGAATAAAAATAGGGAAACCATTGGAAACTTGATAAAAGCAGGTTTTTCTCCAGAGTCAATGAAATATTCCATAGCAGCAAAAACCGCAAAGAAAATAACAAGAACTCTTATATATGCCGGGATTAATTTTTTCATTTTATCTGTATTTTGAAAATTATTATTATTTTAATGATCCTTTATTTCAAAGGAAGCTCACTTAATTCTTTGATTTTTTCTTTTTTATATGAAAACACCCAGATGCCAAGTCCCACAAAAAAGGCAAAGAAAATCACTAATGAAAGTACTGGATACACCGCAACTCCTGCGATAGTTTCCATGTTGTGTTTGATTTGTTCGAACATGACTACTATTGTTTTACTTTAATATCAGTACCCAATCTTTGAATATAGGCAATTAACGCAACTATTTCCCTTTCGTTCATCGGAACAAATTTCTCTCCACGAGCTTCGGCTTTTTTCTTGCTGTTGTCGTAACTTTTCACAAAGTCAGGATCACTTTTCAAGCTTTCTTCAATTTTGATGGCTTGGGTTCTCAAATCCTTTTCGGCATTGGCTATTTGTGCCTCACCTGGCTCATCGTAAGGAACCCCAAGAGTTTTCATCACTTGCATTTTATCCTGAAGAGTAGAATTATCCATGGCTTTGTTGTCGAACAACCATTTGTAACCTGGCATAATAGAACCCGCAGATATACTTTGTGGATTCCAGAAGTGGTTGAAATGCCAATTGTCATTGTATTTTCCGCCTTCTCTCAACAAATCTGGACCAGTACGTTTTGATCCCCAAAGAAATGGGTGATCGTACACAAATTCTCCCGCTTTGGATTGCGGCCCATAACGCTCAACTTCGCTACGGAAAGGACGCACCATTTGAGAGTGACATCCCACACATCCTTCACGAATGTACAAATCACGACCTTGCAATTCTAATGGAGAATAGGGTTTTACGCTAGCTATTGTTGGAATATTGGATTTCACCATAATGGTTGGAACAATTTGAATTACTCCACCAATTAGAATGGCAATAACAGCAAAAATGGTCAATTGGATTGGTTTTCTTTCTAACCAAGCATGGTATTTTTCGCCTTGAATTCTGCCTGAACTAATTTTTTGCAATTCAGGCGCTTCGGCTAATTCATCTTCGATTGTTTCGCCTGCTTTCACGGTTTGGATAATATTGTAAACCAACACCAACATTCCTACAAGATACAAAGATCCGCCAATGGCTCTCATCC comes from the Flavobacterium limnophilum genome and includes:
- a CDS encoding sulfite exporter TauE/SafE family protein — translated: MLYTAFLFGLISSFHCIGMCGPIAMMLPVDRTNQAKKVTQIITYHLGRLTAYASIGLVFGLLGRGLYLAGMQQKMSIFIGVAMIAVILIPEKVFARYNFSKPVFVLISKVKSTLGKQFKNKTYKSLFTIGLLNGFLPCGMVYVALFGAIAMQNEVLGVFYMVLVGLGTVPMMSSVVYLQSFLTVPVRNKIQKAIPYVAVAMGIAFILRGLGLGIPYVSPSDMSLFVQSTPNCH
- a CDS encoding FixH family protein, which codes for MKINWGTAIVIAFAIFISFILYFVIHVQSDSKYDNELVVEEYYKHDAKFGDEMARIQNAQDLAQKPVITNTADGITIVFPELFVPENIKGKVVFYRPSNKKFDFEVPLSGSSLNVPKKKLLGGRWNINMEWQYEGKQYLTKEIIYVE
- the ccoG gene encoding cytochrome c oxidase accessory protein CcoG, which produces MSKKLDETFRDTIGTIDEEGNRKFIFPKKPSGKFYEYRKWVSYFLLIILIVNPFIKVNGNQFMMFNVLERRFNIFGFPFWPQDFYLFVVFMIVGVVFVILFTVIFGRIFCGWICPQTIFLEMVFRRIEFWIEGDRGAQIRLEKQEWNAEKIRKKTIKWSVFLVISFFIANIFLAYLIGSDDLIKMIEEGPENHVSTLISLFIFTGVFYFIFAWFREQVCIIACPYGRLQGVLLDDKSINVAYDFVRGEKEVGRAKFNKQEDRAASGKGDCIDCKQCVHVCPTGIDIRNGTQLECVNCTACIDECDTIMEGVGLPKGLIRYASEDEIEKNAKFKFTARMKGYSAVLFILVGILIGLLFLRTDVEAVILRLPGQLFQHKGDNISNIYTFKIINKTNNDFNDIHFKLVGIKGNLNVVGEQDLKVPKQGMKSGTLFIEINQYLLENDKTKLKIDVYEGDKKIETSQTNFLSPRSFD
- a CDS encoding cbb3-type cytochrome c oxidase N-terminal domain-containing protein, which codes for MKKLIPAYIRVLVIFFAVFAAMEYFIDSGEKPAFIKFPMVSLFLFVFLFLLIAIEITIKAVDTITYQLLTEEQKAKLAETSNVSFSESSWYKNLMKKLTKSVPIEKEGELLLDHDYDGIRELDNNLPPWWVYSFYACILFAVIYLVRFEIMGADNQEMELKKEMAQAQIDIAEYKKTAPDLMDEKTVTLLTDTEGLAAGKAIFTTNCVACHRADAGGQIGPNLTDDKWILGGGIKNVFHTLVNGGRDGKGMISWKGTLKPKEMQQVASYVLSLKGSNPKDPKAPEGEIWVDENAPKTEASATVTADTTAVKQ
- a CDS encoding CcoQ/FixQ family Cbb3-type cytochrome c oxidase assembly chaperone encodes the protein MFEQIKHNMETIAGVAVYPVLSLVIFFAFFVGLGIWVFSYKKEKIKELSELPLK